The Oceanidesulfovibrio indonesiensis DNA window ACGCGGCGCTGGAAGACGATACGGTCTGGCTCGAAGTCGCCCTCGAGTTTGTCGCAGCTGACGTTAAACGGATACCCCGCCGCCACGCAGAACAGCCAGTCAAACGCCGGGGGCTTCACCTCAACGTCCTCAAACTGCCCCTGGGTCGCGGCGTCGCGCCCGTCCGGGCAGTACCAGTAGCCGAAGTCTACAAG harbors:
- a CDS encoding elongation factor P hydroxylase, coding for LVDFGYWYCPDGRDAATQGQFEDVEVKPPAFDWLFCVAAGYPFNVSCDKLEGDFEPDRIVFQRRVHAQVMEYLDKGIPERPARFIKALQNYYHTPEITAECFPWPEDL